CGAGCACATGGTCGTGATGGATCCGCCTGCCCATGAGCGGGCTCGGTCACTGCTCGCCAAGCTGCTCACCCCGCGGCGGTTGAAGGAGAACGAGGACTACATATGGCAGCTGGCCGACACCCAGCTCGATCACGTCATCTCTGCCGGTCGCTGCGAGTTCCTCTCGGAGTACGCGAAACCCTTTGCCACGTCGGCGATCATCGACCTGCTCGGGGTTCCGGAGGAGGATCGACCGGAGTTCCTCGCGGCGCTGGGCGCCGAGCGGCCCGACGGTTCGCGCGTGGGAGCTCTCGACGGCGAGCCGGTCGGTTCCGACCCGCTGCAGTACCTCGACGACAAGTTCGCCGGATATCTCGCCGAGCGTCGCCGCGAACCGCGTAATGACGTCCTCTCGGGGATGGCCACCGCCGTCTATCCCGACGGTTCGACGCCGGAGCTGATGGAGGTGGTCAAGCCGGCGACGTTCCTGTTCGCCGCCGGACAGGAGACCGTCACCAAGCTGCTGAGCGCGGCGGTGCAGGTGCTCGGCGACCGGCCGGAGTACCAGCAGCTGCTCCGCGAGCAGCCGGACCGGATTCCGGCGTTCATCGAGGAATCGTTGCGCATGCACTCCCCGACGAAGGTCGACTTCCGGCTGGTCCGCAAGACCACCACGCTCGGAGGGGTGCACCTGCCGGCGGGCACCGTGGTGATGCTCTGCCTCGGGGCCGCCAACCGCGATCCGGAGAAGTTCGAGGATCCTCACGAGTTCCGACCGGACCGTAAGAACGTGCGTGAACACATCGCGTTCGGCCGCGGCATCCACACCTGCGCCGGAGCCCCGTTGGCCCGCGTCGAGGGACGGATCACCGTCCAACGGCTGCTCGACCGCACCCGCAACATCGCCATCGACGAGGCCGCGCACGGCCCCGTAGGCGAGCGTCGGTATGCGTACGAACCCACCTTCCTGCTGCGCGGCCTCACCGAACTGCACATCGAATTCACCCCTGCGACCAGCTGACCTGGCGATTCGGCGTGCTGGGTCACGCTGAGCGAGACCAGCCACGCCCAAGTCACAAAGGCAATTTCGATGAGACCCTTGTCACAGCAGACAAACCTACCTACTGTGTGTTCACTAGGTTGGTTCAACGAAGGAGCCCCGTGTCAGCCCCACGGCCCTATGCGAGCCTCTTCGCGAAAGGCGAGGATCGCAGGCAGCGGATACTCGCTGTGGCTGAGCGGCTCCTCGCCCGCAACGGCTGGCGCAACACGTCGCTGGCGCAGATCGCCAAGGAAGCCGGAGTGACGCCTGCGGGGCTGTTGCACCACTTCGAATCCAAGGAGCAGTTGCTCAACGCGGTGCTCGACGCCCGCGACGCCGACGACGAGATCCATGCCGACTATCGCTCCGGCGACCTGGTCACCGAACTCAGCCGCGTACCCGAGCGGTTCGACCGCGCACCCGAACTGGTCGGCACGTTCACGGTCCTGCTGGTCGAGAACATCGCCCCCGATGCGCCGCTGCACGACCGGTTGCACAACCGCTACCGAGAAGCCGCGAACATCATCATCGAGCTCATCAAGCGTGGCCAAAGCGACGGCCAGTACCGCCCAGACGTCGATGCGGCCAGTAAGGCCGTCGAGATCCTCGCCTTTATCAACGGAATGGAGACCCTATGGCTACTCGATCCCTCAATACCGCTGACCGAGGTGTTCAAGGGGTACGCGGAGTCTCTGGCACGCGACTTGTCGCCTCGGAGCCCGATGTGAGGTACCGCCTCGACGTCGTCGCCCCGACTGTGCTCGACGTGGTGCGCTACGCGGGCGGCTGGATCTACGACCGCGTGATGGCCGGGTGGGACGTCACCGTGCTCGTCGCCAACCCCGACGATCTGCGGCCGCTGCACATCCTCGGTGCGCAGACGCTGGATCTCGAGTCGGTGTTGGAAGACTGGGAGGCCCGGCCCCATCCGCAGACCGTCGCCGTCGCGGCCGATCTCGTCGACCGCGACCCCCGCGTGCTCACCCATGTGCGCAACGCGCTCGACCAGGGCGCCACGGAGGTGACACTGTGGGGCGAGAGTCTGCCCGCCGATCTGAACGACAGCGTCGACTCCGCCTCGCACCACTTGAGCGCTGCCGCACGGGCTTTCAAGTCCCGCGCGCTCGCGGCGGCCAACGCGCCGGATGCCGGCGCCGTCACGGCCAGCGAGACCTTCCGCTGCGGTTTGATGGCCTCGGTCGCCGCCGATTTGGTCCCCGCCAGCTAGATTTGTGTGCGTTTTGGAGCGCTGACCGCTCGCGAACGCACACAAATCGCAGGGATCAGGTCAGGTCGATCAGTATCTTGCCGATGGCGCGCCCGTCGGCGACGTGCTCGAGCGCCCGAACCGTCTCGGTCAGCGGGTAGACCGCCCCGACGTGCGGTCGCACCCGGCCGCTGACGAGATGCTCGCGCAATTCGTCTTCGTTGCGGGTGAACTCGTCGGGCGGAACGTCCTGGAATTGGAAGCCCAGCACCGCGATTCCCTTCATCAGCACCAGGTTCAGTGGGATGCGCGGGATGTCGCCCGACGCGAAACCCACTGTGACGAACCGTCCGCCCCGCCCCAGCGAGCGCAGGGCGGGCTCGGACAATTCGCCGCCGACAGGATCGACCACGGCGTCGGCGCCGCCTGGCAGAACAGCCTTGAGCGCGCCACGCAGGTCGTCCCTCTTGTGGTTGACTACGTGCCGTGCGCCGTATGACGATGCCACGTCCAGCTTTTCGTCGGACGAGGCGACGGCGGTTACCGACGCGCCGAGTTGCACCGCGAGCGCAACGGCGGCCAGGCCCACGCCGCCGCCCGCGCCGAGCACGACCACCTCGTCACCGGCTTTTACCCGCGCCACCGATCGCAGCGTGTGATACGCCGTCCGATAGGCGACGCCGAAGGCAGCGGCGGTGCGGTCGTCAACACTGTCGGGGATTGGGGCGAGGCCCGCCGCCGCGACGGCGACCTCTTCGGCGAACGCCCCGTACATCCCGGCACCGGTCACCCGGTCACCGACCGCGAAACCCTCTGCATCCGAGCCGGTTTCGACGATGACGCCGGAGAACTCACTCCCCGGGACGAACGGCGCCGGCACGCTGACCTGATACTTGTCAGCGATCAGCAGCACATCGGGGAAGTTCACTGCCGCGGCCGCGACACGTACCCGAACCTGTCCCGGGCCGACCGTGGGCGACGGGAGTTCCTCGATGCGGACGACGTCGGGCCGTCCGTACGCCGGGCAGACCGCTGCCCTCACCGGTAGTCGCTGGACTCGGCGAGCTCGGCCGCCGACCGCATCAAGTCCAGGATGACGGGGCCGTAGGCGAGCAGTTTTTCGTTGTCCCCGGCACGCTGGAAACCCTGTTCGAGCACGATGGCGAGCTTCCACTTGGCCAGCACCAGGTAGTAGTCGAGGTCGTCGACCTGACGGCCGGACACCTTGGCGTAGTGGTCGACAACCTCGGCCCGCGAAGGCATTCCACGCATGTCGACGTAGCTCATCGCCGACTTTGCGTCGGTATCTTCCGGCCAACTCTGCACCATCCACCCAAGATCCAGCTTGGGGTCGCCGACGGTACCCATCTCCCAGTCGACGATCGCAGCGAGCTGTGCGGGTGCGCCGTGCCGATACATCACGTTGGCGAACTGATAGTCGCCGTGCATCAGACCGGGGATGAAGTCGAGCGGGCGGTGGTTACGCAGCCATTCGGTGGCGACGTCGAGACCGTCGATCTCGCGGCCCTTGATGCGCTCGAAAAACGCCGTCCACCGGTCGACCTGTCGTTCGTGGAAGCCGTCGGGACGCCCAAGATCATGCAGCCCCTTGGCCTTCCAGTCCACCTTCGACAACAGCGCGATGCCCTCCGCCAATTGAAACGACAGTCCCGGTCGGGTCGCGAGGTCGCTGTTGAACGGCTCCGGCCACTTGCCGTGCTGGTCCATCGGCGACCAACCGTCGACGAACCCCATCAGATAGAAAGGCCTGCCGAGGACTTCAGGATCCGGGCACACGCCGATGGCCGCGGTGTGCGGCACATCGGTACCGTCGAGGGCCTCGATGATCCGCCACTCGCGCAGGATCCCCTTGTCGCGATCCGGCGGGGCTCCCGGCGGCGGCATCCGGAGCACGCAACTGTGCTCACCGCGGCGTAGCTCGTAGATGACGTTCTGGGTGCCGCCGGACAGGAACCGGGTTTCCAGCGGTTCGCCCTTGCCGGGCAGTGCCGCTTCGTCCATCCACGCCGACAGGCGTGCGACGTCGATGTCGTTCTCGCTCACAGGTTGCCGACCTGATGCTCGAGGAAGTCCGCGTACTTGGTCCGCGCCTCCTCCCGCTTGCGCGGCGTCCACTCGGTAGGCCAGGTGTCTTCGGTGGCCTGGTAGTCCCGCAGCACCTGCTTGGCGACGGTCGTCTTGTGCACCTCGGTCGGGCCGTCGGCCAAGCCCATCACCGCCGCGCCCGTCACCATGCCCATGAACGGCATCTCGTTGGTGACGCCGAGCGCCCCGTGCACTTGCATTGCCCGCCAGGCAATATCGTGCAGCACCGTCGGCATGGCGACCTTCACCGCGGAGATGTCCTTGCGCACCTTCTTGTAGTCGTTGTACTTGTCGATCTCCCACGCGGTGTAGAGGACCATCAGTCGGAACTGCAGCAGCTGCGCATACGAGTCGGCGATATACCCCTGCACGAACTGCTTGTCCGAAAGGCGGCTGCCCTGGGTCTGTCGACTCAGCGCGCGCTCGCACATCATGTCGAGCGCCCGCTGGGCCAGTCCGATGGTGCGCATCGCGTGATGGATGCGGCCACCGCCTAGTCGGGTCTGGGCGATGACGAACGCCTGGCCCTCGCCTCCGAGCAGGGCCTCTGCCGGCACCCGGACGTTTTCGTAGTGGATCAGCGCATGCCCACCCTGGCCCTCGGGTTCGCCGTAGAGGCCGATGTCGCGCACGATGTTCACGCCCGGTGTGTCGGTGGGGACGAGGAACATCGACATGCCTTGGTAGGCGCTCACGTCCGGGTTCGTCACCGCCATCACGATGAGGAACGACGCCGTTCGGGCGTTGGAGGAGAAGAACTTCCAGCCGTTGATCACCCAGTCATCACCGTCGCGGACCGCCCTGGTCTTGAACAGGGTGGGGTCGGCGCCCGCATGCGGTTCGGTCATCGAATAGCAGGAGAACAACTCACCGTTGAGCAACGGCATGAGGTACTTCTGCTTCTGTTCCTCGGTGCCGTAGTGGGCGATGATCTCGGCGTTACCGGTGTCGGGGGCCTGGCAGCCGAACACGATCGGCGCCCACTGCGAGCGGCCGAGAATCTCGTTGAGCAGTGCGAGTTTCAGCTGTCCGTAGCCCTGCCCGCCGAGTTCGGGTCCCAGATGCGTCGCCCACAACCCGCGCTTGCGCACCTCATCCTTGAGTGGGTCGACTGCGTCGCGTCGTTTGCCCTCCAGCGGCACGAACTGCTGGTGCGGAAACGCCAGGTCCAGCGGCTCGACCTCCTGGCGGACGAACTCGTCGGCCCAGTCCAGCACCTTCTGGTACTCGGGGTCGGTCTCGAAATCCCATGCCATGTCGGGACTCCTCTCAGTTGAACGTGACGACGACCTTGTCGGCGGCGCCCGGGGTGGTGGCCAATCGCAACGCCTCATCGACGTCGTCGAATGGAATTGTGTGGCTGACGATCTCGGCGTATTTCTCCCAGTTCGCGACGATGTCCGCGGTGACCTCGAAGATCTCGTCGGGGTAGGCCATTGATCCGACGATCGTGATCTCGTTGCTCATGACGCTGAGGAAGTCGACGGACACCGGTTCCTTGTGGACCGCGACGATGCCGAGGCGAGCGCCTGTCTTGGCGGCACCGATCGCCGCCGAGATCACCGCGGGAACACCGGCGGCGTCGAGATAGATATCGGTGTCCGCCTTGCCGGGGAACATCGACTCACCAGGACCGTGCAGTTCAATGAGACGCGCTGTGAGGTCCTCGTTCGCGGTATTGATCACCGCATCGGCGCCCACTTTCAGCGCCTTGTCCAGACGGCTGGGAATCAGGTCGACGACGACGATGTGTGCTACGCCAAGGGATCTGAAGGCCATGGTCGCGCCCAGCCCGATCGGGCCTGCGCCGAACACCACGACTCTGTCGCCCGGCGCAGGCGCGCACTGGTTGACCGCGTGCCGGGCCACCGCCATCGGCTCGTTGAGCGCCGCCACCTCGAACGGAATGTGATCCGGCACCACTTCCAGGCTCTTCCCTCGGACAGCCTCCTCGATGAGGAGGTACTCGGCGAGCGCACCGCCCGGGCCGCCGTTGCCGATGAATCCGGAAGGGGCGGCCAGCGGGTTGATGACGACGTGATCCCCGACCGCGATTCCGGTGACGGCGCTGCCGATCTCGACGATCTCACCTGCCGGTTCGTGTCCCAGCGGTTGGCACCCCTGTCGGGGAGGTATCCCGCCCATGGCGATGTACAGCGAATCGGATCCACAGATACCGCACGCCCGCATCTTGACCAGGGCATCGTTCGGTCCGACCGTCGGTGTCGGCACGTCGAGCACCTCCGTTTCACCGGGCGCGGTCACCATCGTCGCTTTCATTTCGCCGCCTTCAGGTTGAATCCGGCCACCAGGGCCGCGATATCGTCAGTGACCACCTCGGCGAACGACCGACCGCCGAAACCGCCTGAGGCCCAGTGCCGCACGCCCTCGCTGACGTGCATCCCGGCGAGGTGCGACAGATGTTTCACGTCGACACCCGCAGCGAGTTTGCCGTCGCGCTGAGCCTTGGCGAACAGGTCGCCGAACATGTCGGCATCGATGTCGGTCTGTTCGCGCCCGGACAGGATCCGGTGCTCGTGCCGGTACCCCTCGAGGATCGTCTCGACGATGAGGTCGCGCGGGTTGCGCGCCATCGAACGTTCGAGGCTGCGTAGCGCCTCCGCGATCACGTCCTCGACCTCGTAGTCGGCGCCGAGCATCGCGCGCACGGTCTTCTGCGCCGCCCGCGTCGACAGCAGGCCGACTTCGAACAAGATGTCCTCTTTGGCGGGGAAATAGAAGTAGAACAGTGCACGGGACACGCCCGCGGCACGGCAGATGTCGGCGACCGTGGTCTGGGAGTAGCCGTTGGTGCGCCACAGCGCCATCGCCGCCTGCACCAGAGCACGCTTGGTCTCGTGCGAGCGGGCCCGCTGAAACGACGCGCGGCGCTGACTACCGTCAACGCCATTCGCCGTCACAGACTTGGGCACAGCCGCACTGTAACAGCTGTATTGGGGCTTGCATATAGTTGACGTTTGTCTAACTATCTAGTGATGACAGGATCCTTGGATGGCAGACGAATACTGGTGACCGGCGGGGCGACGGGTATCGGCGCGGCAGCCGTCGAAGTGCTGACGGAGGCGGGCGCCGGCGTCGTCGCGACCTACCACACGACGCCTCCGCCCGACGTCGACGGCGTCTCATGGCTGCAGTGCGACGTGCGGGACGCCGCCGCGGTGGACGACATGGTGGCCACGGCTGTCGAGCAACTCGGTGGCCTCGACGTGCTGCTGCACGCCGCCGGTCTGTGGCAGGCGGGCATCCCCGGTCAGATCACCGGCGAGGACATTGACTTCCTCGTCGCGACCAACCTCAAGGCCACCATCTTCACCAACCAGGCCGCCTACGCGGTGATGCGTAAGACCGGGGGTGGGCGGATCATCAACTTCGGGTCGGGGGAGGCGGTGATGGGCAGCCCGATCTCGGCCGTCTACGCCGCGACCAAGGGTGCGGTGTCAGCGTGGACCCGCTCGATCGCGAAGGCATGGGCCGCCGAGAAGGTGTCGGCGATCGCGCTGGCCCCCGCCGTGCAGACGCCCGGCGCCGACCGGTTACGCGAGTTCCTGGGCCCCGCCGCAGCGGCGTTCATCGACGAAGAGATCAAGAAGACGATTCCACTCGGCGGTGCGCTGGGTGACCCGAAGACTGACCTGGGCCCAGCACTGGTCTTCTTCTGCAGTGACGCTTCACATTTCATGACCGGTCAGCTCGTCGCCATCGACGGCGGCCTCGTCATGCTGGGCGCATAGCCATGGCGCCAAGACTCCACCACGTGGTGATGCGCAGCCATTCGGCGCCGACGTTCGTCGCCTTCCTGACGGACGTGGTCGGCATGGAGGTGCAGTTCCAGATGCGCGTGCCGGGGGAGATTCTGGAGAAGACGCTGGGTTGGCCGCCGTCGGACGGGGCGGATGTCACGATGCTGGGCACCGGCGATGCCGGTCTGGTAGAGGTGCTCGACGTTCCCGAGCACTTGCGCGGCGTCGCTCCCGAGGGCCTGGCGGCACTGTCGTTTCTCACCGACGACTTCGCCGGTGCGCGCGAGCGGGCCAAGGCCCACGCCAGCGACGTCACCGTGTTCGACACCGGTGTCCCGGGCGTCGACCTGTTCTTCTGCACGATGGGCGGCGTGCCCGTGGAGTTCATGGGTTCCTATGCCCCGGAATCGGATTCGGACGTCTCCTGAGGGCCGTCGGCCCGGGTATCACGAGCTCAGCGACGCGATGTTGGAGGCCAGGAACTCCTGTGTCCGGGAACGTGATTCGCTGCGGCTCTTGGCGTCGTCGCCCAACGGCACGACTCGTACGGCGAGGTCGGTGACACCGGCGTCGCGATACCGGCGCAACCGGGCGAGGATGCTCGCGTCGTCGCCCGCCGCCATGGTGTCGCCGACGTCTTCGGCGTCCCCGTGCTCGAGCAGCCGCACGTAGTTGGGGGAGAAGTCGGCGTGGCCGAGCACCTCGCTGGCGTAGGACCGGGCGCGATCCACCTCGCTGTTCGAGCACAGTGCGACGGGGACGCCTGCGACGACGCGGATGCCGGTCCGGCCCGCGGCCTCCGCCGCAGCGACGATGCGCGGGACGACGTAGTCGCCGATCGCCCGCTCGTCGGCCATCCAGAGAATCGTTCCGCCCGTGCGTTCGCCTGCGAGCCGCAGCATCGCGGGGCCCAATGCGGCGACGAGCACCTGCACCGTGAAAGCCTCGGTGACGTCCACCGGGCTGTGCACATGAAAGCTGTTGTTGTCCACCGCGATCGGACCGGGACCGGAGAAGGCCGCATCGAGCACGTCGAGGTAGTCACGCACCAGCAGCGCCGGCTTGTCGTAGGGCAGCCCGAGTTGGTCGGTGATGATCCAGTGGTGCGACGGCCCGACACCGAGTGTGAAGCGTCCCGCACACGCGACCTGCGTCGTCAACGCCTGCTGCGCCATGATCAGCGGATGGCGGGTCTGGATCGGCACCACCGCGGTGCCGATCTCGATGTGGTCGGTGACCTGCCCGAGCAGCGCGACGGCCGTCATCGCGTCGAGATAGCCGGGCACCTGCGGCATCCAGAACGAGGCGAAACCATCTCTCTCGGCGGCTTTTCCGTCGTCCAGGAGTCCGGTCAACCGATCGGCACGCGAACGCTCCTTGTCGGAGCCGACCATCAAGCCGATCCGCATCGAGTCCTCCTACGGCACATAGCGGTCCCACTCGTGCGGGACGACGGGATAGAAGGGCGCGGCCAGCATCGGTTCGACACCGGTCTGCTCCCACCGGGTGGCCAGCACCGGGTCCAGCCGCTTCGCGGTGACCACCGGGTCGTCGTCGAGGAAGCAGTACGTGATCGACTGGCCGCCCGGTGCGCTCGCCAACCGCGCGTCCACGTCCAGCGACGTCGCCGACCACACACCTGCCACCCCGTCGACACCAAGCAACGGATCCGTCGGGGCCCCACCGTTTTCCAGCAGCAGGTACACCCCCTTCACCGGCCACCACGGCAGCACGTCGGAACCGATCTTCACGCGGGGCGCCGCCGACTTGTGTGTCACGTCGTAGATGCCGCGTTCGACCGGCGGCAGCAGCGGAAGTTTCCGCTTGCCCCCGATGAGCGCCTTCGCCAGCGCGAGAAAGCCGTCCATGCCCGCGATGTCGGTGAAGAAGTACGTCATCACGTGGTCGATCGAGTTGTGGGGGTCGTGGGTCGCGGCGCGGGCGGCGCGACACTCGGGCGTCGACACCAGCCGCAGCGAGGCGCGCACGGCCGACAGCCGGTGCTGCTCGGGGCGGTGGTCGAGGGTGTGCCAGCGCAGGTATTCGGCGTCCGCGCCGTCGGGATGCCGGGTGGCCATCGAGACGAACAGCGTGGTGATATCGCCGCGACCGGTGGCAAGGACGTCGTCGATCTCATCGGAGGGGGTCCCGGGTAGCTGCATCGGATGTCCTTCAGGGCGTCGAGGTTTCGGGCAGGACGATCTCGGGGTGTCGCGCGGCGATCATGCGTCGGAACCCGTCGCGCCAGTGCACCTTTGTCCGGCCGAGGACCTCGTGCATGTACGTGACGTCGGGCCACAACGGGGTATGTGCATCTGCCGTGTAGGTGAAGATGGGTTCGACACCAACAAGCTCACCCATGTACGCGCAGTAGTCCTCGACGCTGATGGTCTCGCTGCCTGCCCAGTTCACGACGATAGGCGGCGTCGCCGCGACCTCCAGCGCGCGGATACCGAGCTCGACGTAGTCGTCCTCGTAGATGGGGTTGTAGTTGTTCGGTTTGTCGGGGTGCAGCCGGATGGGCTGGTGCGCCAGCATCATCTCGAGCCGGTCGGCGGGTGCTCCACCCTGCGGGCCGTAGGTGGAGCAGATCCGGATGATCGTCAGCGGTATGTCGTATTGCCTTGCGATCCAGGTGCATACGGATTCGGCGGCGATCTTCGAGAAGCTGTAGTTCGGGCGCAGCGGAACACCTGGCGGATCGGATTCGCGCAGCGGTCGTCGTCCTTGATACGCGTACACCGAACCGGTCGAGCAGAAGACGAAACCCTTGGCGGCGCGGCAGTGGTAGAGCAGATCGCCGGATTTCTGCGCGTTCGTGTCGACGCACTGTTGCCAGTCGCCCGAGCCGGGGTCGACGGCGGCGTGGAAGACGTAGGTGAAATCGTCGGGAAGGACCGAGAAGTCTCCGACGCTCATGTCGAGCGCGACGGGGGTGATGCCCGCGGCGGTGAGCTTGTCGCGATCGGCCGTGCTCCTGAGCCTCGCCGCGCCCCACACCTCGTTGCGCTGCGCCAACGCCCGCGCGATCGGGAACGCGATCTTCCCGGTCGCGCCGGTGATCAGGATCTTTTCGGAGTCGAGCATCCCATCAGTCATAGCGCACCACGACTCAAATGTTAAGTACTTGATACTCTTGTGCCGTGCAGCTCACCTTCGA
The nucleotide sequence above comes from Mycolicibacterium moriokaense. Encoded proteins:
- a CDS encoding cytochrome P450, yielding MTDLASVDYFSDQAISQDPYEYWDYLRSQGPVFREPNYGVVAVTGYREVMAAFKDHESFSAVNAIGGPFPPLPFTPEGDDISEQIEAHRHLFPIYEHMVVMDPPAHERARSLLAKLLTPRRLKENEDYIWQLADTQLDHVISAGRCEFLSEYAKPFATSAIIDLLGVPEEDRPEFLAALGAERPDGSRVGALDGEPVGSDPLQYLDDKFAGYLAERRREPRNDVLSGMATAVYPDGSTPELMEVVKPATFLFAAGQETVTKLLSAAVQVLGDRPEYQQLLREQPDRIPAFIEESLRMHSPTKVDFRLVRKTTTLGGVHLPAGTVVMLCLGAANRDPEKFEDPHEFRPDRKNVREHIAFGRGIHTCAGAPLARVEGRITVQRLLDRTRNIAIDEAAHGPVGERRYAYEPTFLLRGLTELHIEFTPATS
- a CDS encoding TetR/AcrR family transcriptional regulator translates to MSAPRPYASLFAKGEDRRQRILAVAERLLARNGWRNTSLAQIAKEAGVTPAGLLHHFESKEQLLNAVLDARDADDEIHADYRSGDLVTELSRVPERFDRAPELVGTFTVLLVENIAPDAPLHDRLHNRYREAANIIIELIKRGQSDGQYRPDVDAASKAVEILAFINGMETLWLLDPSIPLTEVFKGYAESLARDLSPRSPM
- a CDS encoding NADPH:quinone oxidoreductase family protein gives rise to the protein MRAAVCPAYGRPDVVRIEELPSPTVGPGQVRVRVAAAAVNFPDVLLIADKYQVSVPAPFVPGSEFSGVIVETGSDAEGFAVGDRVTGAGMYGAFAEEVAVAAAGLAPIPDSVDDRTAAAFGVAYRTAYHTLRSVARVKAGDEVVVLGAGGGVGLAAVALAVQLGASVTAVASSDEKLDVASSYGARHVVNHKRDDLRGALKAVLPGGADAVVDPVGGELSEPALRSLGRGGRFVTVGFASGDIPRIPLNLVLMKGIAVLGFQFQDVPPDEFTRNEDELREHLVSGRVRPHVGAVYPLTETVRALEHVADGRAIGKILIDLT
- a CDS encoding phosphotransferase family protein, whose protein sequence is MDEAALPGKGEPLETRFLSGGTQNVIYELRRGEHSCVLRMPPPGAPPDRDKGILREWRIIEALDGTDVPHTAAIGVCPDPEVLGRPFYLMGFVDGWSPMDQHGKWPEPFNSDLATRPGLSFQLAEGIALLSKVDWKAKGLHDLGRPDGFHERQVDRWTAFFERIKGREIDGLDVATEWLRNHRPLDFIPGLMHGDYQFANVMYRHGAPAQLAAIVDWEMGTVGDPKLDLGWMVQSWPEDTDAKSAMSYVDMRGMPSRAEVVDHYAKVSGRQVDDLDYYLVLAKWKLAIVLEQGFQRAGDNEKLLAYGPVILDLMRSAAELAESSDYR
- a CDS encoding acyl-CoA dehydrogenase family protein, translated to MAWDFETDPEYQKVLDWADEFVRQEVEPLDLAFPHQQFVPLEGKRRDAVDPLKDEVRKRGLWATHLGPELGGQGYGQLKLALLNEILGRSQWAPIVFGCQAPDTGNAEIIAHYGTEEQKQKYLMPLLNGELFSCYSMTEPHAGADPTLFKTRAVRDGDDWVINGWKFFSSNARTASFLIVMAVTNPDVSAYQGMSMFLVPTDTPGVNIVRDIGLYGEPEGQGGHALIHYENVRVPAEALLGGEGQAFVIAQTRLGGGRIHHAMRTIGLAQRALDMMCERALSRQTQGSRLSDKQFVQGYIADSYAQLLQFRLMVLYTAWEIDKYNDYKKVRKDISAVKVAMPTVLHDIAWRAMQVHGALGVTNEMPFMGMVTGAAVMGLADGPTEVHKTTVAKQVLRDYQATEDTWPTEWTPRKREEARTKYADFLEHQVGNL
- a CDS encoding zinc-dependent alcohol dehydrogenase, with product MKATMVTAPGETEVLDVPTPTVGPNDALVKMRACGICGSDSLYIAMGGIPPRQGCQPLGHEPAGEIVEIGSAVTGIAVGDHVVINPLAAPSGFIGNGGPGGALAEYLLIEEAVRGKSLEVVPDHIPFEVAALNEPMAVARHAVNQCAPAPGDRVVVFGAGPIGLGATMAFRSLGVAHIVVVDLIPSRLDKALKVGADAVINTANEDLTARLIELHGPGESMFPGKADTDIYLDAAGVPAVISAAIGAAKTGARLGIVAVHKEPVSVDFLSVMSNEITIVGSMAYPDEIFEVTADIVANWEKYAEIVSHTIPFDDVDEALRLATTPGAADKVVVTFN
- a CDS encoding TetR/AcrR family transcriptional regulator — encoded protein: MPKSVTANGVDGSQRRASFQRARSHETKRALVQAAMALWRTNGYSQTTVADICRAAGVSRALFYFYFPAKEDILFEVGLLSTRAAQKTVRAMLGADYEVEDVIAEALRSLERSMARNPRDLIVETILEGYRHEHRILSGREQTDIDADMFGDLFAKAQRDGKLAAGVDVKHLSHLAGMHVSEGVRHWASGGFGGRSFAEVVTDDIAALVAGFNLKAAK
- a CDS encoding SDR family NAD(P)-dependent oxidoreductase, with the protein product MTGSLDGRRILVTGGATGIGAAAVEVLTEAGAGVVATYHTTPPPDVDGVSWLQCDVRDAAAVDDMVATAVEQLGGLDVLLHAAGLWQAGIPGQITGEDIDFLVATNLKATIFTNQAAYAVMRKTGGGRIINFGSGEAVMGSPISAVYAATKGAVSAWTRSIAKAWAAEKVSAIALAPAVQTPGADRLREFLGPAAAAFIDEEIKKTIPLGGALGDPKTDLGPALVFFCSDASHFMTGQLVAIDGGLVMLGA
- a CDS encoding VOC family protein: MAPRLHHVVMRSHSAPTFVAFLTDVVGMEVQFQMRVPGEILEKTLGWPPSDGADVTMLGTGDAGLVEVLDVPEHLRGVAPEGLAALSFLTDDFAGARERAKAHASDVTVFDTGVPGVDLFFCTMGGVPVEFMGSYAPESDSDVS
- a CDS encoding TIGR03564 family F420-dependent LLM class oxidoreductase, which encodes MRIGLMVGSDKERSRADRLTGLLDDGKAAERDGFASFWMPQVPGYLDAMTAVALLGQVTDHIEIGTAVVPIQTRHPLIMAQQALTTQVACAGRFTLGVGPSHHWIITDQLGLPYDKPALLVRDYLDVLDAAFSGPGPIAVDNNSFHVHSPVDVTEAFTVQVLVAALGPAMLRLAGERTGGTILWMADERAIGDYVVPRIVAAAEAAGRTGIRVVAGVPVALCSNSEVDRARSYASEVLGHADFSPNYVRLLEHGDAEDVGDTMAAGDDASILARLRRYRDAGVTDLAVRVVPLGDDAKSRSESRSRTQEFLASNIASLSS
- a CDS encoding NAD-dependent epimerase/dehydratase family protein — encoded protein: MLDSEKILITGATGKIAFPIARALAQRNEVWGAARLRSTADRDKLTAAGITPVALDMSVGDFSVLPDDFTYVFHAAVDPGSGDWQQCVDTNAQKSGDLLYHCRAAKGFVFCSTGSVYAYQGRRPLRESDPPGVPLRPNYSFSKIAAESVCTWIARQYDIPLTIIRICSTYGPQGGAPADRLEMMLAHQPIRLHPDKPNNYNPIYEDDYVELGIRALEVAATPPIVVNWAGSETISVEDYCAYMGELVGVEPIFTYTADAHTPLWPDVTYMHEVLGRTKVHWRDGFRRMIAARHPEIVLPETSTP